The nucleotide window CTATGATTACTGACAGCTACTCTTACATCGCCAACCTTCGATCATTACCGATGCTAAATGAGACCACAGATTCGCTATCTCGTACCGAAATATTGGCTAAACTTGAAACATGTCTTTAAAAGGAGGGAGCACAACTTACCAGGCGTCCAGAAACCAGGCATCCAAACATCTTGAATTTAGCACGACCAAACACAAAGAAAGGAATGTTGCCACTCCGGTATGTCGTTCCGTCCTAGATTATCAGCGGctgtctaaaagataagagtagcGGCGGTCACGTGTAAAAACATCATCCCCAGTCtcttcaattattatttcacaAAATGCAGGGCCGCCATTTTCATgcgtttttctttattatttaaattagcCCCTTGTAAACCTCTTGATTCAATTTAGAGCAAGATGGAAGGGCGCATTTTCGAGGACTGCTCGTCTGGCGAGCAGGTAAATGGCGTTCGCTGGTTTTGGCACGGTGGAATTGTCTGCCAGGTAGGCATTATTACAAAGGTCCATAGTGTATTTGCTGGTAACTTAGTGAAGTACGTAATGTGATGCTATAGTGCTTTTGATAGCAACGCAGCTTGACAGAAGTATTTTTGATTATCGTTTACACGAAAAGTAAGGTTTTGGCAAGGAGAAACGACAACCGAAAATACGCGTGAGTCGCGCTATCTTTGGTTGGCGTGGTCACGCTCTGTCTTCTCTTCGAATGCGTGACCTCGAGCAACCTGCTCGACTGTCTGGGCACTGGACGATGTGGACACAAGAACCTTTGTctttttgaaatcctttcttgttttcgatactGTTCACCATCCCACACAAATCGCGATACGTACTCATGCCTCCAAAAGACAGTCGTTGATTTGTCAGGCCCTTTGGTTCAACTGGTATTTCGAGGCCAGAGCATCGGTGTACAAATAGGCCAATGTCGATATTTTGAAACTCAACTGTAAataatagacctcagcacgaggcccCGGGAATAgaatacagtgtttgtggggtttattcctaGGAGCCTCTTGCCGAGGTCTATTGtctacagctgaattttaaaaatatCGAAATTCGCCGATTCTGCCTTCTAAGTACTGAATCACACGTTAATTTTTACACGCACGTTAGTTAAAATTCTGAAAACGGAgcgtcaaaaagaaaaaaaaactttgtttttgcCATACATCACAAAGACGAAACGCGATCTGTGCTTTTTCACCGATTTTGGTCGGACTGTGCAAGTTCTTTCGTCCTCCAAAAGCGAATGTAATTTGCGTTTATGAACAAGTTAGTACTTCACCCTCGTTTCCATAGTGAAGACTGGTGCATGCGCGGCAGCATCCTTCAAGCTCCATTGATTTCTCAGGGGTATCAAAGAACCAATACCAGCTGCCACCAGCGCTGCGCTTTTCCCTGCGACATGAATTTTTGAACCACATTCCACTGCTTTAGTTTCCTACTGACACGAAGTCGATTCGCTTTGAcgtgaaaaaaaactttttcgccGAAAAAAACGACCAAACCGGCGATGTCCTTTTATGCATGGTTATAGCACATACGTTTGTGTTATGAGTACTTTCTCCCGGAACGAATTTCATCCCGTCTCACTTCACGCGACCGCGCTGATTTCAAAGAGACAAAGGGGGTGATAGGAAAAAAAAGACGTTTTCTTACCACGAGAAAACACTTGACGCCCTTACAACCTTTTACAACTATCAGAAGTCAATCTTTTCGATATCCGTTGTACATCAAACTGCTTTTAAAGAGATTTTACACTTTTTGCGATGTGTGGTGTTAAAGATCAATGGATCATAATGTGGGGGCTACGCGGTGGAAttttggcagttattttgctgTCACTGATTTTACCCGGTATGTACTTTACGcgattaattttaatatttgtattCCCAGgatattttcagtttattaGTCGTTTTATTTCCCTCTCTTTACTTTTAGATTGACATTCGTGTTATCCTTTGTGTGTTTCATTTACCTGTTGTTAGTGTTGTCAATGCGCTAGCCGAAACAAACTTTAACAACTATCAAGCATTCCACATTATTGAGATGCTATTTCCACGATTCTTAGTCGTTCCGAAAGTGCTTGCAATCTTTACATGAATTGCTATAGCATTGATACTAGCAAGACAAATGAAAAAGTTATCCTTGTTTCCTTGAGTCTTCTACAAAGCGTGCCATCCCTCCTCTTATTGGTCTGTGGTAAGATGCATTTCTAAAATAGCTGTTTTCAAAGAAACGAAGACCTGCTGAATTGGggtgtttctttcttttgcttgCACTGATCATTTCCTTTGCTCTCTATCATTTGTAGTGGCTTTCAGTCATCCATTCTCGTTTCAACGCTTTAACTGCCCAAAAAGCTACACATTTACAAACGCTCGACTGCAAGGAGGTCTACGAGCCGGCCAGTTTAGGAGACTGGGCCCACCGGATGACACCGAACTATGCATCCAGCGGTGTTGCGATCGCAGGTCATGCGATCTGGTCGCGTGGATTGGTGAACATTGTTACTCAGTGTCCTGTGTTAACCGTGACATGTGCAAACCCATCAGGTTACCAAGTAACCATAGAGGCATGCGGCTCATGTACATTGCCTCCCGGCAACATACGGTGGATGAAGGTGTGAACGTTTTCTCGTTTTGAGAATTTTTCAGGACCTATACAGACTCTGTGCAGCCTTCCTTTGAAGAAGTCGAAGAGATGGCACATGTCTTATGCCTTCGACGCAGAGCGAGTTTGTGAGCATGATGTGTTACTGGGCCATTCATATCTGACAGGGCATTATATCTTGACAATTTCTTTGGTTCCTGATCAAGATATCACGTGCACCTCTTGTACTGCATGCCAACCTCTTCACATATCTCTTTCGAGCACCGCTCGGAATTCCTTCTTTTGCACCTTTTCTTTCTATAATCTGCGAAAATGCTCCTATGTATCGCACTTTGCACTTTCATGCGCACGTCCTATTAACTTACCTCTTGTTTGTTTGATGTAATCGCCGTCGTTGTTATTGTTAACCACCAGTGCTCATTTTCTTAGGCTGCCTCTCTCGTGGCTTGCTCTCTGAAGCTTGAATTTTATGTTTTCCAGATTGATAAATGAGCAACTCGAATATATCCTACCTTAGTAAATGTCTTCCGCTGATATTGTCAAATCATTCTTTCCTTAGTAAATCCCAGTCGCCAAGAAGTCAGTGACAGGGTTCAAACTATCGGGATCAATGACGGTGAGGACGAAAACTTTTTTGGTCAGTCACCCGGCCCTCAGATTAAGAGAATAATACGATCTCTTGAGGAAATAGAAGACGAGAACAGCTCTGGTGCAAGAAACAGTAGCGTTGGCGAAGGAACGTCAGGTGAAGGGAGAGCTGTTTTGTTCAGCGGCGATTATTATGAGCGCCACTCAGAGACCATGAACTTCAGGATGGAAGGATTTTCTGGTGTTGGGGATTGGGAAGGAAGCGTGCGGGACCAATCAGGTGACAATCAGGATGATGATGTAACCGATGATGTCATGCATATTCAAACGCACGAAGTTTCTGCCGTGAAACGAACAGGCATGGCAACAGCTGTCGATCCTCGTGAAATAGAGCAATATCAAGCTAAATACACCGATAGCAATGAAAGAGGCTCGAGACAGGACCTCGCAGGTGGCAAGAGGAGGTCAGAGGTCAGTGTGGAAGAATCTGGTTCGGGAGAAGAGAGAATCGTGGAAGTTTCCAGTTCGTCTGGGATTAGTAGCAACGTGGAATTGTTACCAGATAATGTGCAAAATGCAAGCTCAGCTAATGGGCATGGGCACATAAATAAGACCATAATGCGAGAAGTACAGCATAATTTGCACAAAGTGTGGCGTTATGCTTCGCCTAGGCGAAACTTAGATGTGGTGGCCAAAGGCCCAAAGGGCAAAGAAGAGGAGCGAAAGTTGCAGGAAATTTATAACTTGTTAATGAAGCACGAGTCGCTGGGTGCTAGAAGACGAGAGCCAGAAGAGGCAGTGTCTGGTGAGGGCAGTGGGTTTAGTGAAGAACATTCGGGTGTCTCTATTGCAAGCGGTGATGAATTGGGCAGAAATCAACGAGCAGGGTCTGCTCATGAAAAAGGATCTGCCCTGGAAGAAAGAAGTGGAGAGGATGAAGGCAGGTTTGTTGAAATAGGCAGCCTCTCTGGGGAAAACAGCACTAAGGGGCATTCCTTAGAAGTACCTGTTGAAAGCGCCAGTGGTTTAGGAGTTAAAGAAAAGATTCGTCAGGAAGCTGAAAGAGATGGCAGCGAGAAATTGGACATGGCCGGCTTTTCTGGAGAAAACAGTGGAAATGGCGATCGTTTGGATTTGTCGGATGAAAGCGCCAATGGGTCAGGAGTAGTAAAGAATCATTTTCAGCAAATTGGAGGAGATGAAAGCGAGAAAGTGATCTTTGGCAATGCCTCTGGAGAGGGGAGTGGAAACGATGAGCGTTTGATGTCGTCAAATGGAAGTGCTAGTGCTTCGAACGTTGTCATAGAGAAACTTGACAAGAAAGGAACGCATAAAGTGGATTCAAGCAAATTTCACGAGGAAAGCAGTGGAAAGGACGATGCCTCGGATGTGTCCACAGAAAGTGGTTCAGGAGTTATCAACAGGAAACTTATGAACGAAGTGGAGCACAATCTGCACAGTGTCTGGAGATATGCTGCGCCCAAGAAGGACTTAGATATGGTAGCGAAAGGACCTAGGGGAAAGGAAGAAGAACGGAAGCTCAAGGAGATTTATAACCTAGTTAGTAACCACGAGACGGGCTCAGCGTTTCTCGATTTTCATTTGCGACGCGACAAAAAATTGAAGGACAAAACCAAACGAAAACACAAGCATAAGAGTCGTAAGAGCTTGGTGAAAATCTTTCAAATAGCTCATAATTCAACGGAGTCGAAATTGTACAGACTTCAAAAGGCTAGGAAACCTAAGAATACCAAAAGCTTGAAACGTTTGAAATCTTGGGAAATAGGAATGGGCAAacatcaaaggagaaagaagccGAAAGCAAGGTTTAGTAAGAAGATTAGCAAAATGGGCAAGAACGCAAACAAAACGACTGTGAACAGCAAACTTGCTGTTTTGAGAAAGGAGATGAACGCTTTGGCTCCCGGTGATGACAAGGAAGAGGAGAAGACGAATGATCAAAATAAACCCGCAAAACTAGGGAAGAATGAAACGAAGACGAATTCAGAAAATGAAGCCACCAAAGTTGAACAGAACGAATCGGGTGCCGAAATAAGTGacaaaaataagggaaaagacgAGAATGAAGTGCTGGATAAACAAGAGCCATTTGACAAAACGCGGCTTGAGATAGGAAAGACATTGGAGGAGCTGATTTTGAGCAGAATGGCTGAACTGGAGGCCAACAGGCTAAAAGAGAAACCAGCGAATAAGGACAGCAAAGAGGCAGTGGATGAAACAGGACCGATACAGGAAGAAGTTTTAGAAGGTACGGGTCTGTAGCACGGGGTCTGGAGCCATTCTCGTTTCCCACTTACATAATCCCGAAAAAAACACCTGTTTTGAAGATACGACCTACTGACTTTCTTTTATCAggtatttaaaataaataactaaTGAGAATAACATGAACGAAACGTGCCAGACTATTAACATTAGCTCGGGCGACGTTTCTTTCTACAAAAGCTCGTACCCTGAGTCGTTGGGCTTTTTGGTCAGCGGGTGACTGCACGGAGAGACTCTGGAAAAGTGgaattaaataattttcttggTTGGTTTGCTGGAAGACCGACAAAAAGTCTGTCAGTCAATCTATTTGTTGTGAAGAAAATCTAGTATTTGCCTTTTTTATGATAAGTTAGACTGAGGTTAATCTTTCTCAAACATTTTCAATCTTCCATTTCAACCCTCCATTATTGCTGTTCTAATTTCAAGCATGCGCACCAGGACTGGAACCCTACTTTTTATGGCAAAATTGCAAGAGTCTTCCCAGGCGCTCACCCGCTGGCCAAGACGCCCGAGGACTCTGAGTATTAGATTGGCTTTTACAAGTCTTTCAAGCTCATTTGTGTGGGAACTAGTTGGCATCGGAAGGCCGTGGGTTCGACTCCTTTAATGAAAAACTTTGGTTTTTATTCATTCAGttgctttttttgtgtgtttgtatGTTTCCTGTTTTAGGGGAATCGCAACTTAAAGAAGACAAACTGGTTACAGCACTCGAAGAGATCAAATTCTTGAACGGGCCATCGACTGTCTATAACAAAAGCAGATTTGTGTACCTCAAGCAGTGCGGGCTATATGTGGAGGAATACAATGTTTCCAAGGTGAGATAAATTAATCAACGAAACGTGGCAAAGCAAAAGCTTGTTCCCAGGCCCATCCAACCCCAAGTACAGGGAAAGGCCTAAGAACAAGGTTGCTCAAAAGCGTAATGCTGTTGCTGTAACTCAAACTGTGTGATCTGTTCGGAAAATATGTTATATTCAACATTCGACTTCTGTTTTCAGACTCGAGCGTCGTGGAATAACGATTTATTTTCGCCCTATTCGTATCTCTACGAAATGCCGAAGAACTACCATTCCTGCAACTCATCTCTTTGGATGAACCGCACCGATCTGCGTGGGGATGTGTTCTTGAGTTTCCGGGTCATGTCCATAAAAGGAAACACGATGATCAATAACGCCAATATCTGCGAGAAGTACTGTTGCCAAGAGCCTCGCTGCCAATCGTGGACTGTGAGACTGCAACAGGCGGATACTGCCAACTGTGCCAAAGGTCTGTACCACCGCAGAAGCCCAACATTAGGGCTTGGAGTCAACCTCTCGCAAGTAGATATATTTTTAGAGCGAGTCTAAAGTGACCTGTTACGGTTGAAAAGTCAAAGACTTTTTGCAGCTTTCCCAGTCCTCTCTCATGCTTTACATTTCGGGTGTTGTGGCGGCCTGGTCTTGTAAAGGGTGCCAATTGAAACTTTCCTGTTTTGTATGCTGAactaaaacaaagcaaaaaaaatctCCAACGAAAAGGCCATCCCAAATTTGAAATGACACTGTCgtaagtttttgttgttgaaaatgtAGCTGTTATCAATCGCAACGTTAACTCGTTACTCTCAAAACTAACCAGTTCCTCATTGtaattcttttttgtttgtctgtttgtttgttttacttgCCACAGGGACGTACTGCTGTTGGCTAAAAAGCGCTATCCCGTCACCGATTCGCGACTCAAAAGATTGCACATCAGGAATAATTCACCGTGAAAGCACCAGACACCCGCCATCTGGCATGCGGTCTGCTGTGCCCCTTGGGGGTCTGGGAACTGGTTCATTTGAGCTCCGCGCGGACGGGACCATACACGAATGGACGATTGAGAACCAGTCTCCCGGCGGATCAGCCAAGCTTAATAAAGGGGCTTTGAACATGGCAGTGTTTGGTGTAAGGGTAGCAGAGGAAGAAAAGAGTAAGGCTGCCTTGTTGAGAATCCATGCTCCCCATGGCTACCCAGGTGTGGAGAGTCTGTCTTACTCAGGGTCCTACCCTGTGAGTAGATTAATTCCTGGTAAGTGAAACTCTCGTAATAAGATAGGATCGACAATGGTGACGATGACTCAGTATACCGCCGTTTATTTTCCCCAGATCTCAGCCTGATAAAATCACACTGAGGTAAatgataatggtgatgatgacgaCAGTGACGATGACAATGCAACGATATTCAAGGTGATGATCATGAAGCTTATGATTACAAATCATCATTAAGACGACATCGACGATTGAACCAAAAAGGACATTGACGAAGATGACAGCGTTTTTGCTTCAGTCTGATGATGTGAAAAAAGGCCCTCCTATTTAAAGTTTCTGGCGTCATGTCGACTAGTACTGACCAAACGGCTCCTATCGTGAATAACAAGCCGCAACGAAACCATTCTATGACACCAATCATAAAGTAGCAACCTCAGGAGAGAAAGCATATGCATACCAGATAGATCTCATAATGTATCTCATAATGGCTTCTTTTGTGAGAGATATGTCTAGGCTTGCATTAGACATATCTCTTTACTTTTCTCGTTAACTTTATCAACACTTCTGACGAGAAGTTCGGCGAAAGAAAAAAGTTCATAAAGCGTCTCTCTAACTCTACTCCTCAAGTAGACGAAAATAGTAACCCCAAGCCTAacctaaaaattataaaaataaaccCAAACAAACGCTAATCATGTtatttctgacggttgagtgACTTTGGAgcgaattagtcagaaattattattctgacgGCACGTTTGAGAGGCTCGAAGGGTATCATGGAAGTGTTTGGAGTATTTCACAGTTTTAACGGGAGTCCCCCTATCCGTTTATCTTTATTTTGTTAGTATTTGAAGTTAACGCTATTTCTAGTGTGTTTAATGCTCATTTCTACCCTTTCCTTGGGGTTTTGTGCTATTACATCAGATGAAGAATACGTTTCTACATGTTTTTTGCCACATCAAAGGGGTGGtgttttagtggtttttcgtatctgacGTAGCACCTTTTCTCATGGATTGCTATTACTGCAATATTTGTATGTCTCTCGGTTATGAGGATTGCCTCGCAGTTGTGATGACTTGCTGGCGCATCCTAATAAACTTTCACTTTGTAGCTCGTCGCAGTGTAGTCAGTAAGGTGATTTACGCTTTGACTTGACTATGCATCTAATTACAAGTCTTTGTTCACGTGATTGATCCTTGTGGTATTTTTGTTGTCTCTCAGGTGGCTCTATAACTGAAAACGTTGAACTGAATCTTTACGCCTTCCCATCATTCCACTTGAGAGAGCCTCGAAAATCAGCGGTGCCTGCAGTTGCGTTCACCTTAAGCCTTCGTAGTAAATCAGACAAACCGCTGGACGTGTCGTTCTTGTTTAATGTTCCCCTTGGACAACAAGATGACACCATCAGAGTGGGCGAAAATTTTGGCGAAGTTGTTTTTACAAGGTATGTTCAAGTGTAATTGGAGGTTTTTTTGTCTGTGGGAGTGTCCTGTCGTTTCTTTCAgtgctgttgttgttattttgccGGTTTTGTATTTTCAcaattggactggaactagcgtAAGATAGCGTCTCGTTCAGGGGAAATATTTTGCCTCTAAGAAAATACCACCGGCATTTGCCTCTATTCGGCGTTCGTTCCAGTGTAACCGTAAGAATTCGAAACTCGCTTGCGTTGCTGCCATTTTTTTCTGCAGGTTTTAGAATATGTTGTTGTTTACTGTATTTTTTTCGCGAAGAGTAGAAGTAGAGGTCGTAAGCTAAATAGATCATTTTGATCCACATATAATCCTAGTGGACAATTTTTCTCTCTATTGAATGAGAAAAACTTTAGATCGTAGCTGGCGGGTTTATCCACTCCTTGATACGTTAGGAAGTGGAATGTTGCTCATCAATAGCGAAGATAATAGCAAATTTTCTAGTTGAAACCATGGAATATTTTACGCCAGACTTTGCTTGCGTTTGTTTTAAACCCccacaggagccgatgagtaggggcatgcaactccactTTATTCCTGTCTCGGAGTTTTCATAGAGCTATTTGTTCTTAAAtggaatttccctggaatgagattcccgtgggagtgccatgccCAATCACACTAATTGACGTCCCTGCTTCACTGAATCGGAGCcacttttctttcacaaaagaaaaaatatactAAAAATATATCAGTCTGTACAAATGAGGTGAcgtaggcttagtatgggagttgcatgctcctaatTATTGGCTTCTGACCTCCATCAAGAATGTCCCCATATTACGAAGGATACCATACTTGACCGTTTAATTCCTCCTAGAATGATAAAGCCTTCTGACTGCGCGCATGCCTGCTCCAAGATGCCAAAATGCATGGCATGGACGACCAATGGGCCCACCTCGTGTCTTTTAAAGGACAAAATGCCTCTTCACGCCTGGGCCACTGGTATTGTGTCGGGCCTCAAGGGAGAATGGACCGCAGACGATTCCATGCTGACCTGTCACAGACCCGCATTTTTTCCTCAGAGCGGAAGCACCACATTGTACGCCGTCGATGATGAAGAAAATGATGCCGTGGGGTCATTTGCAGTTGCTGACGATTTTGCGGATATCTGGAAAAACTTTTCTAGCACAGGTAGGCTGTAGGTGCAAACGGTGACTGTTATTTTAGCCTTTTCCGTGCTATGTTTAAGGAACGTCAAATTTGAacgtatgatcctcgcagttttttaacgctacttaagcacaaatattaaaaaagttTCGATCCTGTTTCAAGGTCCTAGAAGATGGAATTCATTACCGAACGACATCAAAAATGCCCCGTCTTTTAGTATATTCAAGCGTGTGATCAAACCATTCTTAAGGGTCAGACAGAATGCAACCTAATTACCTTAACACCTTATATCTATTTTTTcctctaaacacacttatataCTTAAATAAACGActtctttatttcttaaaatgcCGCCTAGTATTTAATTTGCCCGTGGGGGGAAATCTCTATTCCTCATAAGCTCGGCTTCTTGGAGATTTCCCCGCGACAGTCACTCCTCCCAAGGAATGtacaaattttaaattcaatgttAATTAACCTATTTATTATCGTTTTTATTCTGCTTGTAATTCATTATGTGtggcaaaataataaaataaaaataaatagcGAGAAAGCCCTGAACGAGAATTCGATCCCCATCTAACCTCTGCGATGTTAGTGCAGAGCTCCAgtagttgagctatcaggtcaAATGATGGAGTTCAGTTCAtacagttgagctatcaagtCAACTTGGAGCTGatcgttatgtgggtcgatgataTACCGTtagatgatggatatagatCTAGatatatgatgttaatacataaatacatatttgaatttttcataCCTTTCTCGCTACTGCTAAAGTGGCGCTTCAAGACTGCGTGGATCATGCACATTTTATTCAATCCCCAGTTCTAATACTCGATTTTCATGTATGAACATCATATGCATGAAACCTAAAAGTTTTTGTTGTACAAATCTAAAGGCTCTTTCCGGTGAATAAACGTTGACAATAGATTGCAAGGTGTAACCCATTTATCTGTTTATGGTTAAGTAAGCATTTAAAGTTAAGTCCATTGGTACTGGTGTCACTACGTCCATGAGACATCTTCAGTGACAATCTTTCAAACCCGTTTTCCTTGTTTGCCAAAACATAATTTTGCAGTTGGCAAACAAATCTTGAGAATGGAAACATCACCGCTTTAGCAAAAATTTGATGCATTTTTCAAGGAAGAAGGCCTTTTTTCAAACGGAGCTGTACCCTTTACTAGATTAGGCGTCCTTAGCAATACAACCCTTATTTCTGTTATTTATATCTTCCTTGTTTGTCGCGTTAAGTGTTTCCTTAGACAAGAATCCCCATTTTGTGTGGTCTCCCTACATCTAGTTGTATAAGTGGCTGTAGGTGACATAATGCTGAGGTAATTCTCACTTATGCCTAGAAATGCACGCATGCAATTAGACGCAAGATCAACTTTGGTAAATGTAGCGAAAGGTCTCGTTAAGTCTAAGAGTAAGCTACCTGTCGATGACATTACGGTGAGTGGTTATTTTCTAGGTTAGGACTAGGTTACTATTTTTGTCTCTTTGAGGAGAAGAGTCAGGAGGACTCTTTATTACCTTTATTGTCTACAAATCATGTTGAAGTTGGGTCAAATTGTGAGGGGACCCTTTGTGACTCTTATTAAGAGTGCCATGCACGTAACTTTGTGCATCTCTGGGGAAATCTCGAAACCCAGGAATGAAACAATCCCCTTTCCAGGGGGAGAGTGGGATTAGTCTTAGTTTCTTCTCGCAGTAAAattttaattcctttttttttttaggagaaaTTGGCCTCTCCAAATCCTTAAACAAAACTGGCATTCACGGTTCAGCTTCAGTAAAGACGACACTTTTACCCGGCGAAAAGAAATCGCTTACAATAATTCTTTCATGGTATTATCCTCATCGTGATTTGGCCAAAGTGCACGTTGGAAATTTATACTCAGCTCTCTTCAGCTCCAGCCAGGATGTTGCAAAGCACATGCGCAGTGATATGCTCCGATCGATAGAAGACATCCAATCCTGGCATCGACCAATCGCTGGAAATGAACCTGTAAAAAAAGAGCCAATCAACAAGATGGTGAAAGATATCCCTGGCGCCTCATCAAAGGATGGCAAAGTCAACGAACTtcctgattggctgaaagaTCTGCTGATAAATAGCGTTAGTTTCTGGAGATCGGGTTTCTGGACGGAGGACGGCAGATGGCGGCAGTGGGAAGCGTTTGATTGTAACGATATCGATACGATCCAAAACGATATGCAGCGGATTATTCCCTACACCTTGTTCTTTCCTGGTATGTTGTGTTTGTATTTCATGGCTTGAAATCTGGTGGTTCTTTCTTATTACGTTTGGTTGAGCGGAGATTTCAGAATGTTTTATTCTCAGCAATAAGATTTTGTGACTTTTATCCTTGTTTTATGTTAGTGCGTTGAAATAACCCCAACGAAATTGACTTTTCTTGCTTATTTTTCGCTCTTAGTTGAAAAGACGAGACTGCGTGTAAATAGAGTAAAGTCAGGAATACTTTTTCACACGatgtttttgcaaaaaattcCGGCATCGTTATTCTTCATTATTCTTCATGGTTGGGTTAACTGTTCTGGTTCTGTCAACCTTTCGCTAGATCTTGTGCGAGACCTTCTAACATCTTGGGCCGACAATCAATATTCCAGCGGTATGCTTCAGGAAGCGCTTACATCTGGCTGTTTGGGGCCGACAGGAAAACTGGGTAactgttatttttctttctttctttcatttatttgatttcaaattaaaaataacGGTAACAAAAAACGACGTTTCAACAATTGGCTTACCATTTTACATCAATTACCCCTTCCCACGTTAACGCCACTAGGCGTCCTA belongs to Acropora muricata isolate sample 2 chromosome 9, ASM3666990v1, whole genome shotgun sequence and includes:
- the LOC136928221 gene encoding uncharacterized protein isoform X1; protein product: MCGVKDQWIIMWGLRGGILAVILLSLILPVAFSHPFSFQRFNCPKSYTFTNARLQGGLRAGQFRRLGPPDDTELCIQRCCDRRSCDLVAWIGEHCYSVSCVNRDMCKPIRLPSNHRGMRLMYIASRQHTVDEVNPSRQEVSDRVQTIGINDGEDENFFGQSPGPQIKRIIRSLEEIEDENSSGARNSSVGEGTSGEGRAVLFSGDYYERHSETMNFRMEGFSGVGDWEGSVRDQSGDNQDDDVTDDVMHIQTHEVSAVKRTGMATAVDPREIEQYQAKYTDSNERGSRQDLAGGKRRSEVSVEESGSGEERIVEVSSSSGISSNVELLPDNVQNASSANGHGHINKTIMREVQHNLHKVWRYASPRRNLDVVAKGPKGKEEERKLQEIYNLLMKHESLGARRREPEEAVSGEGSGFSEEHSGVSIASGDELGRNQRAGSAHEKGSALEERSGEDEGRFVEIGSLSGENSTKGHSLEVPVESASGLGVKEKIRQEAERDGSEKLDMAGFSGENSGNGDRLDLSDESANGSGVVKNHFQQIGGDESEKVIFGNASGEGSGNDERLMSSNGSASASNVVIEKLDKKGTHKVDSSKFHEESSGKDDASDVSTESGSGVINRKLMNEVEHNLHSVWRYAAPKKDLDMVAKGPRGKEEERKLKEIYNLVSNHETGSAFLDFHLRRDKKLKDKTKRKHKHKSRKSLVKIFQIAHNSTESKLYRLQKARKPKNTKSLKRLKSWEIGMGKHQRRKKPKARFSKKISKMGKNANKTTVNSKLAVLRKEMNALAPGDDKEEEKTNDQNKPAKLGKNETKTNSENEATKVEQNESGAEISDKNKGKDENEVLDKQEPFDKTRLEIGKTLEELILSRMAELEANRLKEKPANKDSKEAVDETGPIQEEVLEGESQLKEDKLVTALEEIKFLNGPSTVYNKSRFVYLKQCGLYVEEYNVSKTRASWNNDLFSPYSYLYEMPKNYHSCNSSLWMNRTDLRGDVFLSFRVMSIKGNTMINNANICEKYCCQEPRCQSWTVRLQQADTANCAKGTYCCWLKSAIPSPIRDSKDCTSGIIHRESTRHPPSGMRSAVPLGGLGTGSFELRADGTIHEWTIENQSPGGSAKLNKGALNMAVFGVRVAEEEKSKAALLRIHAPHGYPGVESLSYSGSYPVSRLIPGGSITENVELNLYAFPSFHLREPRKSAVPAVAFTLSLRSKSDKPLDVSFLFNVPLGQQDDTIRVGENFGEVVFTRMIKPSDCAHACSKMPKCMAWTTNGPTSCLLKDKMPLHAWATGIVSGLKGEWTADDSMLTCHRPAFFPQSGSTTLYAVDDEENDAVGSFAVADDFADIWKNFSSTGEIGLSKSLNKTGIHGSASVKTTLLPGEKKSLTIILSWYYPHRDLAKVHVGNLYSALFSSSQDVAKHMRSDMLRSIEDIQSWHRPIAGNEPVKKEPINKMVKDIPGASSKDGKVNELPDWLKDLLINSVSFWRSGFWTEDGRWRQWEAFDCNDIDTIQNDMQRIIPYTLFFPDLVRDLLTSWADNQYSSGMLQEALTSGCLGPTGKLDYAGGRVMADTTTMFVVGLYHYYQWTGDQATLNKLWPAAKRAMAWVTVDSTKGTGLPFRKVSSYDIVALDKYDHDAYNTFIYLLSLRAAQELGKITNDTKFASNLKQTFEHAQKRVELELWDSTKQFYHAWWDMEYGSPDWIMSDSLYGQVWAYSLGLGDLMPRGKLKAHLMSEVEMNDSPFGLKVLNSGKQEMTQEDTSIILTRHTPGCKSLENITKHNSIWMGADADWASLMLHLDADPIMALNRAKKSLDHWRSTLNDQWNIHGLIASNGYGLDGLPWATSHYSFHLVLWHLPLALSGQLYNAGNASLTFWPKYQIPFNLPFFTPKAIGTIQGSYEKGNDKDEDFEEEEEMFTFTVDSGELSLKKLAVLGSFYGGDEISLREGESVSWSRPKENVKNILQQL